A stretch of the Mesorhizobium sp. Pch-S genome encodes the following:
- a CDS encoding pitrilysin family protein, whose protein sequence is MPVSNSAHANTINLAIRLLLGLIFLVLPVFTASAAMNIQEVKSDKGITAWLVEDYTVPIVTVRFVFDGGASQDPSGKEGTANLMAGLFDEGAGELDSDTFQIKLDDVGAEMSFEETRDGFYGTMRMLAEKRDDALGLLKLAIEEPRFDPAPVERIRAQIISGIESNARNPETIAQAKWRKALYGDHPYANPENGTKESVAAITQDDLRAFHKAMFGRDGLHVAVVGAIDAETLKRKLDEIFGGLPEKQQLRPLADVDLKLGQTVEVNYDQPQTSLQWAFPGVARDAPDFYAAALLNEILGGQAYTSRLYQEVREKRGLAYGVSSSLVDRRHSAMLTVGTATRSDRAAETLKIVRDVVQRLATEGPTDQELAAVKKNLIGAYAINNLDSSSSIANTLVELQLDRLGIDYIQRRSAYIDGVTLDEVKAVAKKLLSVDPAILVVGPALATGGKG, encoded by the coding sequence ATGCCGGTGTCGAACTCTGCCCATGCCAACACGATTAATCTGGCGATCCGTCTGTTGCTTGGCCTGATCTTCCTGGTCTTGCCGGTGTTCACGGCGTCGGCTGCGATGAACATCCAGGAGGTGAAGTCCGACAAGGGCATCACCGCCTGGCTGGTCGAGGACTACACCGTGCCGATCGTGACCGTGCGCTTCGTTTTCGACGGTGGTGCCAGCCAGGACCCCTCCGGCAAGGAAGGCACGGCCAATCTGATGGCTGGCCTGTTCGACGAAGGGGCAGGCGAACTCGACAGCGATACCTTCCAGATCAAGCTCGACGACGTCGGCGCGGAGATGAGTTTCGAAGAGACCCGTGACGGTTTCTACGGCACGATGCGCATGCTGGCAGAGAAGCGGGATGATGCGCTCGGCCTGCTCAAGCTGGCGATCGAAGAGCCGCGTTTTGATCCTGCGCCGGTGGAGCGCATCCGGGCGCAGATCATTTCCGGCATCGAGTCAAACGCACGCAATCCTGAAACCATTGCCCAGGCGAAATGGCGCAAGGCGCTGTATGGCGATCATCCTTATGCCAATCCTGAAAACGGCACCAAGGAGAGTGTTGCCGCGATCACCCAGGACGATCTGCGCGCGTTCCACAAAGCGATGTTCGGGCGCGACGGTTTGCATGTCGCCGTCGTCGGCGCGATCGATGCTGAAACATTGAAGCGCAAGCTCGACGAGATCTTCGGCGGTCTCCCGGAAAAGCAGCAATTGCGGCCGCTTGCCGATGTCGATCTGAAACTTGGCCAGACTGTCGAGGTCAACTACGACCAGCCGCAGACGTCGTTGCAGTGGGCTTTCCCGGGCGTTGCGCGCGATGCACCGGACTTTTACGCCGCTGCGCTCCTCAATGAGATCCTGGGTGGCCAGGCCTACACATCGCGCCTCTATCAGGAAGTGCGGGAGAAGCGGGGGCTTGCGTACGGCGTCTCCTCATCGCTGGTCGACCGCCGCCATTCGGCCATGTTGACCGTCGGTACAGCAACGCGCTCGGACCGGGCCGCTGAAACTCTGAAGATCGTGCGCGATGTGGTGCAGCGCTTGGCGACGGAAGGACCGACGGATCAGGAGCTGGCGGCTGTGAAGAAGAATCTCATCGGCGCTTACGCCATCAACAATCTGGATTCATCGAGTTCCATCGCCAATACGCTGGTCGAACTGCAACTCGACAGGCTGGGCATTGACTACATCCAGCGCCGTAGCGCCTATATCGATGGTGTGACGCTGGACGAGGTGAAGGCCGTGGCCAAGAAACTGTTGTCGGTCGATCCGGCGATCCTGGTGGTCGGGCCAGCGCTCGCCACGGGGGGCAAGGGTTGA
- a CDS encoding VOC family protein, producing MTPFHLAFPVRDLNETRAFYEEVLGCRIGRSSETWVDFDLYGHQMSAHLRPSIALAQRDGAVEGVAVPIPHFGAVLLMDEWEKLATRLEARNDIDWLERPMVRFKGQPGEQATLFIRDPSGNALEFKGFRSMEQVFAH from the coding sequence ATGACGCCCTTCCACCTCGCTTTTCCCGTGCGCGATCTGAATGAAACACGTGCCTTCTACGAAGAAGTGCTCGGCTGCCGCATCGGACGCTCTTCGGAGACCTGGGTCGACTTCGATCTCTACGGCCACCAGATGTCGGCGCATCTGCGCCCCAGTATAGCTCTCGCGCAACGCGACGGTGCCGTCGAAGGGGTAGCGGTGCCGATTCCGCATTTCGGCGCAGTGCTATTGATGGACGAGTGGGAAAAGCTCGCCACCCGGCTCGAGGCACGCAACGATATCGACTGGCTCGAGCGACCGATGGTGCGCTTCAAGGGCCAACCGGGCGAACAGGCCACGCTGTTCATCCGCGACCCTTCCGGTAATGCCCTCGAATTCAAGGGCTTCCGTTCGATGGAACAGGTATTCGCGCACTGA
- a CDS encoding nuclear transport factor 2 family protein, translated as MSLTHLIDTYCASWSDQDAQRRRTLLLSVWNDGATYSDPTVHATGAEELLAHIAGIQARYPGARIIRTSDVDVHHGVARFAWRFALPDGSSFPEGLDIAFLDPGQRRITRITGFFGPLASVSRNSGTA; from the coding sequence ATGTCCTTGACGCATCTCATCGATACATATTGCGCATCCTGGTCGGACCAGGATGCGCAAAGACGCCGCACATTGTTGCTGTCGGTCTGGAATGATGGCGCCACCTATTCGGATCCGACCGTCCATGCGACCGGTGCAGAAGAACTGCTTGCCCATATAGCGGGAATCCAGGCGAGATATCCGGGTGCCCGCATCATCCGCACAAGTGACGTGGATGTTCACCATGGCGTTGCGCGTTTCGCCTGGAGGTTCGCTCTGCCGGATGGTTCGTCGTTTCCCGAAGGTCTGGACATCGCCTTCCTCGATCCTGGCCAAAGGCGCATAACCCGTATCACCGGCTTCTTCGGACCATTGGCCTCTGTTAGCCGGAACTCCGGGACGGCATGA
- a CDS encoding NAD(P)-binding domain-containing protein, whose protein sequence is MKPAITVLGTGRMGAALAHALLKGGHSTTVWNRTIEKTAALAAAGATVAASVLDAVEASEIIVVNVTDYPATAVLLRGDVASALRGKLVVELTSGTPNGAREAGEWATEYGVTYLDGAIMATPDFIGTEHGTILVSGPRQVFEQSKEMLQALGGNVQHVGDDLGLANALDSALLALMWGSLFGALQSIAVCRAESIDLGELARQWTATAPVVEGLVTDLIKRTEAGRLAADDETLSSISPHYSAFRHLVELMDVRKIDRTVVDGYDAIFRRGIAAGHLHDDFAALSQFMGEAG, encoded by the coding sequence ATGAAGCCTGCAATCACTGTTTTGGGAACCGGACGCATGGGAGCCGCGCTCGCCCACGCGCTTTTGAAGGGCGGACATTCCACCACGGTCTGGAACAGGACCATCGAAAAGACAGCGGCGCTTGCCGCCGCGGGTGCTACCGTTGCAGCGTCTGTGCTGGATGCTGTCGAGGCGAGCGAGATCATCGTCGTCAACGTCACCGACTATCCGGCAACCGCCGTATTGCTGCGCGGTGATGTCGCCTCGGCTCTTCGCGGCAAGCTGGTGGTGGAACTGACGTCCGGTACGCCGAACGGCGCGCGTGAAGCCGGCGAATGGGCAACGGAATACGGCGTGACTTATCTCGATGGTGCGATCATGGCCACGCCGGATTTCATCGGCACGGAGCACGGCACCATCCTGGTATCGGGACCACGACAGGTCTTCGAGCAAAGCAAGGAGATGCTGCAGGCGTTGGGTGGCAATGTCCAGCATGTCGGCGACGATCTCGGGCTGGCGAACGCGCTGGACAGTGCCTTGCTTGCGCTGATGTGGGGATCGCTGTTCGGCGCGCTGCAATCCATCGCCGTGTGCCGAGCCGAAAGCATCGATCTCGGCGAACTGGCGCGACAATGGACGGCAACCGCCCCGGTGGTCGAAGGACTCGTCACGGACCTGATCAAGCGCACCGAGGCAGGACGGCTGGCCGCGGACGACGAGACGCTTTCATCGATCTCTCCCCACTACAGCGCATTCCGACACCTGGTGGAACTGATGGACGTGCGCAAGATCGACCGTACCGTGGTCGATGGTTATGATGCCATCTTCCGGCGAGGGATTGCCGCAGGCCATCTGCACGACGATTTCGCCGCACTGTCGCAGTTCATGGGAGAGGCCGGATAG
- a CDS encoding helix-turn-helix domain-containing protein — MNRPLENGFSIAMKLVAGKWKIDILCALSTAPRRFGRLRHSIPDISEKMLAQQLREMEADGLVKRQAYPGLPAKVVYSLTESGAALCAGAEGLCRWSEQFPGHVEARA; from the coding sequence ATGAACAGACCGTTGGAAAATGGCTTCTCGATCGCGATGAAGCTGGTCGCCGGCAAGTGGAAGATCGATATCCTGTGCGCGCTCTCCACGGCGCCGCGCAGGTTCGGTCGGCTTCGCCATTCCATCCCCGATATCAGTGAAAAGATGCTGGCACAGCAATTGCGCGAAATGGAGGCCGACGGGCTCGTCAAGAGGCAGGCCTATCCGGGGTTGCCGGCCAAGGTCGTCTATTCGCTGACGGAAAGCGGCGCGGCGCTCTGCGCCGGCGCGGAAGGACTGTGCCGCTGGAGTGAACAGTTCCCGGGCCATGTCGAAGCTCGGGCATAG
- a CDS encoding TldD/PmbA family protein — protein MADTLDTSKLTDRVAALVDAARKAGADAADAVVVLGRSTSVSVRLGKVENTNASESEDVSLRVFVGNRVASVSATAASDPKSLAERAVAMAKVSPEDPYQGLADSSLLANGANDLDLFDKTDVSADRLREDALAAEEAALAVKGVTNSGGSAAGAGMGGLVLATSHGFLGQYAATRFSRSASVIAGEGTGMERDYDYSSRLHFADLDDPEAIGRSAGERAVKRIGARKVPTGTVTVVFDPRVARGIAGHLAGAINGASVARKTSFLRDMMGKQMASAAITVTDEPLRRRGQASRPFDGEGVGGEKLLMVDKGVLSHWFLSTSAARELGLVTNGRGARSGSQVSPSSTNLAIEAGDRSPEELIGALKSGFYVTEVFGQGVNMVTGEYSRGASGFWIENGELTYPVSEVTIASNLKTMFLGLVPANDLDREYGTAAPTLLIEGMTLAGS, from the coding sequence ATGGCCGATACGCTCGACACTTCGAAATTGACCGATCGCGTTGCTGCGCTCGTTGACGCTGCCAGGAAGGCTGGCGCCGATGCAGCGGACGCCGTCGTGGTGCTCGGCCGCTCCACCAGCGTTTCGGTTCGGCTCGGCAAGGTGGAAAATACCAATGCGTCGGAAAGCGAAGACGTGTCGCTGCGCGTTTTCGTCGGCAATCGCGTCGCCTCCGTTTCAGCCACCGCTGCCTCGGACCCAAAATCGCTGGCCGAAAGAGCGGTGGCGATGGCGAAGGTCTCTCCCGAAGATCCGTATCAGGGGCTGGCGGATTCCTCGCTGCTCGCGAACGGAGCGAACGATCTCGACCTGTTCGACAAGACGGATGTCTCCGCCGACCGCCTGCGCGAGGATGCTCTTGCCGCTGAAGAGGCGGCGCTTGCGGTCAAAGGCGTGACCAATTCTGGTGGCAGTGCAGCCGGCGCCGGCATGGGCGGACTGGTGCTCGCAACATCGCATGGCTTCCTCGGCCAGTATGCCGCCACGCGCTTTTCTCGCTCCGCCAGCGTGATCGCGGGTGAGGGCACCGGCATGGAACGGGACTATGATTACTCGTCCCGCCTGCATTTTGCCGACCTCGACGATCCGGAGGCGATCGGCCGCAGTGCCGGTGAGCGGGCCGTGAAGCGCATCGGCGCACGCAAGGTTCCGACCGGCACCGTTACGGTCGTGTTCGATCCGCGCGTCGCGCGTGGTATCGCCGGCCATCTCGCAGGCGCCATCAACGGCGCTTCTGTGGCGCGCAAGACCTCGTTCCTGCGCGATATGATGGGCAAGCAGATGGCTTCGGCTGCGATCACCGTAACCGACGAGCCGCTGCGCCGGCGTGGGCAGGCTTCGCGTCCGTTCGATGGCGAGGGCGTTGGTGGTGAAAAGCTCCTGATGGTCGACAAGGGTGTGCTCAGCCACTGGTTCCTGTCGACCTCGGCGGCGCGTGAGCTTGGCCTTGTCACCAACGGCCGCGGCGCTCGCAGCGGTTCGCAGGTTTCGCCATCATCCACCAATCTCGCCATCGAAGCGGGTGATCGTTCGCCCGAGGAGTTGATCGGCGCCTTGAAGAGCGGCTTCTATGTGACGGAAGTGTTCGGCCAGGGCGTCAACATGGTGACCGGCGAATACAGCCGTGGTGCATCCGGTTTCTGGATCGAGAACGGCGAACTCACCTATCCGGTCTCCGAGGTGACGATCGCCTCGAACCTCAAGACGATGTTCCTCGGACTGGTGCCGGCCAATGACCTCGACCGCGAATACGGCACTGCTGCGCCGACATTGCTCATCGAAGGAATGACCCTTGCCGGAAGTTGA
- a CDS encoding 3'(2'),5'-bisphosphate nucleotidase CysQ yields the protein MPEVDAASRTGVDEDLALLRDAAREAGAIALRYFGKNPEVWMKGGTSPVSEADYAADTYLRDTLLAARPDYGWLSEETADGPERLRARRIFVVDPIDGTRGFLDGQKFWCVSVAVVEDGKPIAGVLECPAASETYWATPGGGAYLNGERIKVRNTPAVAELGGPKALQDLVPEPWQGRLKRTTYIPSLAYRLAMIAKGSLDATFVKPNAHDWDIAAAELILREAGGRLIDSQGTTPAFGKEKVSHGALAAGSGEMLAMMAGVISGHAG from the coding sequence TTGCCGGAAGTTGATGCAGCGAGCCGCACCGGCGTGGATGAAGACCTTGCCTTGTTGCGTGACGCTGCACGCGAGGCCGGCGCGATCGCGCTGCGTTATTTCGGCAAGAACCCGGAAGTCTGGATGAAGGGTGGCACGTCTCCGGTGAGCGAGGCCGATTATGCGGCAGACACCTATCTGCGCGACACGCTGCTGGCGGCCCGGCCGGATTATGGCTGGCTGTCGGAAGAAACAGCTGATGGTCCGGAGCGCCTGAGGGCGCGTCGCATCTTCGTCGTCGATCCGATCGATGGAACGCGTGGCTTTCTCGATGGCCAGAAATTCTGGTGTGTCAGCGTCGCGGTGGTCGAAGATGGCAAGCCGATCGCCGGTGTGCTCGAATGTCCGGCAGCTAGCGAAACCTATTGGGCGACCCCTGGCGGGGGTGCCTACCTCAACGGCGAGCGCATCAAGGTTCGCAACACGCCGGCCGTTGCTGAGCTGGGTGGGCCGAAAGCCTTGCAGGACCTGGTGCCGGAGCCCTGGCAAGGAAGGCTGAAGCGCACGACCTATATCCCGTCCCTGGCTTATCGGCTGGCGATGATCGCCAAGGGCAGTCTGGACGCGACTTTCGTCAAGCCGAATGCGCATGATTGGGATATCGCTGCCGCCGAGCTCATTCTGCGTGAGGCGGGCGGGCGGCTGATCGACAGCCAAGGGACCACGCCTGCCTTCGGCAAGGAGAAGGTCAGCCATGGTGCGCTGGCCGCTGGAAGCGGCGAAATGCTCGCGATGATGGCGGGCGTGATTTCCGGCCACGCCGGCTGA
- a CDS encoding DUF4170 domain-containing protein, with protein MTGEDGKKQLLHLVFGGELTTLGGSEFRDLDALDIVGIYPDYQSALNAWKSKAQASVDNAHMRYFVVHLHRLLDPQGQASA; from the coding sequence ATGACCGGGGAAGACGGAAAGAAACAGCTTTTGCACCTGGTGTTCGGTGGCGAACTGACGACGCTGGGCGGCAGCGAGTTCCGCGATCTCGACGCGCTCGACATCGTCGGCATCTATCCCGACTACCAGTCGGCGCTGAACGCCTGGAAGTCCAAGGCGCAGGCCAGCGTCGACAACGCGCATATGCGCTATTTCGTCGTGCACCTGCATCGCCTGCTCGACCCACAGGGCCAGGCCAGCGCGTGA
- a CDS encoding lysophospholipid acyltransferase family protein, with product MEEQVAKPQADQPAAGRKRSNSALKPLWKKVREPLAQSRFVKGLIVSLFTLTMRFIRLTNPRLAQSARFSDKEYEGIEPGIIALWHGQHILMPAFYPSKRGLVAMVSRSADAEINAQVIERFGIETVRGSGGRADARHVDKGGAKALIGLKKSLMAGKNVCMIADIPHGTPRDAGLGVILLAKLSGRPIIPAALATSRRKVLEKSWDKTTINLPFGRSAIAAGEPIFVASNADEAEMERKRVELTDALNAATAKAYNMVDAPR from the coding sequence ATGGAAGAACAGGTGGCGAAACCGCAGGCCGATCAACCCGCGGCCGGACGGAAACGCTCCAACAGCGCGCTGAAGCCGCTGTGGAAGAAGGTTCGCGAGCCGCTTGCACAGTCTCGTTTCGTCAAGGGCCTGATCGTCAGCCTGTTCACACTGACGATGCGATTCATCCGGCTCACCAATCCTCGCCTCGCACAGTCTGCCAGGTTCAGCGACAAGGAATATGAAGGCATCGAGCCGGGCATCATCGCGCTGTGGCACGGTCAACACATCCTGATGCCGGCTTTCTACCCTTCGAAGCGTGGACTGGTCGCCATGGTCTCGCGAAGTGCCGATGCCGAGATCAACGCCCAGGTGATCGAACGCTTCGGTATCGAGACCGTGCGCGGGTCGGGTGGCCGGGCGGATGCCCGCCATGTCGACAAGGGTGGGGCCAAGGCACTGATCGGCCTCAAGAAATCGCTGATGGCCGGCAAGAATGTCTGCATGATCGCCGATATTCCGCACGGCACGCCGCGCGATGCCGGCCTCGGCGTTATCCTGCTTGCCAAGCTGTCGGGGCGTCCGATCATCCCGGCAGCACTTGCCACCAGCCGTCGCAAGGTTCTGGAGAAGAGCTGGGACAAGACCACCATCAACCTGCCGTTCGGCCGCTCGGCGATCGCGGCTGGCGAGCCCATCTTCGTGGCGAGCAATGCCGACGAGGCCGAGATGGAACGCAAGCGTGTCGAGCTCACCGACGCGCTCAATGCGGCTACCGCCAAGGCCTACAATATGGTGGATGCGCCACGATGA
- the waaA gene encoding lipid IV(A) 3-deoxy-D-manno-octulosonic acid transferase: MSERWARVMLSLYRAAGSAAYPLAGPYVAWRASKGKEDRARSRERYGVASQERPDGPLIWVHAASVGETNAVVPLVRSILDYGVTVVLTTGTVTSAKLVTERLGDRVIHQYVPLDLRPAVSRFLNHWHPDLVIIAESEIWPNTILELGARSVPQVLVNGRLSDRSFASWKKRSNIAEALFENLAHVVAQSEVDGERFRALGARPVTVSGNLKVDTPPPPVNAGELALLSRQIDGRPTWAAISTHDGEEVIAAEVHKTLASRHPGLLTIVVPRHPNRAEELIEAFAGMGLTVARRSLDDQITPDVDILLGDTIGEMGLYLRLTEIAFVGRSLTSEGGQNPLEPAMLETAVLAGRNVQNFRDSYQRLLDAGAAKLVRDRPMLAGAVNFLLSNESARRDMMAAGAATVEQMRGALATTQRALEPYIQPLVVKARLKAAGGR; encoded by the coding sequence ATGAGCGAGCGCTGGGCCCGGGTGATGCTTTCGCTCTACCGCGCAGCCGGTTCGGCCGCCTATCCCTTGGCTGGTCCCTATGTCGCCTGGCGTGCCTCCAAGGGTAAGGAAGACCGTGCCCGCAGCCGCGAGCGCTACGGCGTTGCCAGCCAGGAGCGACCGGACGGGCCGTTGATCTGGGTGCATGCGGCAAGCGTCGGTGAAACAAACGCGGTCGTGCCGCTGGTCCGCTCAATCCTCGACTACGGCGTGACAGTGGTGCTCACCACCGGAACCGTCACTTCGGCGAAACTGGTGACAGAGCGGCTGGGTGATCGCGTCATCCATCAATATGTGCCGCTGGACCTGAGGCCGGCGGTGAGCCGTTTCCTCAATCACTGGCATCCCGACCTCGTCATCATCGCCGAATCCGAGATCTGGCCGAACACCATCCTTGAGCTCGGCGCGCGCAGCGTGCCACAGGTGCTGGTGAATGGGCGGCTGTCGGATCGTTCCTTCGCTTCGTGGAAGAAGCGTTCCAACATCGCCGAGGCGCTGTTCGAGAATCTTGCCCATGTCGTCGCGCAATCGGAGGTCGACGGAGAGCGTTTCCGGGCCCTCGGTGCGCGGCCGGTGACGGTTTCCGGCAACCTGAAGGTCGATACGCCGCCGCCGCCGGTGAACGCAGGTGAATTGGCCTTGCTGAGCCGCCAGATCGACGGGCGCCCGACCTGGGCCGCCATTTCCACCCATGACGGTGAAGAAGTTATCGCCGCCGAAGTACACAAGACCCTGGCGTCGCGCCATCCCGGCCTGCTGACCATTGTCGTGCCGCGCCACCCAAACCGCGCCGAAGAGCTCATCGAGGCGTTCGCCGGAATGGGGCTCACCGTTGCACGGCGCAGTCTGGACGACCAGATCACGCCCGATGTCGACATCCTGCTTGGTGACACGATCGGCGAGATGGGACTCTATCTCAGGCTCACCGAGATCGCTTTTGTCGGCCGTTCATTGACGTCGGAAGGCGGACAGAACCCGCTCGAACCGGCGATGCTCGAGACAGCGGTGCTTGCTGGTCGCAATGTGCAGAATTTTCGCGATTCCTATCAAAGGCTGCTGGATGCCGGGGCCGCCAAGCTGGTGCGGGATCGCCCGATGCTGGCTGGCGCTGTCAACTTCCTGCTCTCCAATGAAAGTGCGCGCCGCGATATGATGGCGGCCGGTGCGGCGACCGTCGAGCAGATGCGTGGCGCGCTGGCCACCACGCAGAGAGCGCTCGAGCCCTATATCCAGCCGCTTGTCGTCAAAGCGCGTCTCAAGGCGGCGGGAGGCCGCTAG
- the lpxK gene encoding tetraacyldisaccharide 4'-kinase, whose translation MASEAPPFWWEKPDWRAHLLSPVSWIYGAVAGRRMRSAKREKIDAPVLCVGNFTVGGSGKTPVAIALARHAKQQGLKPGFLSRGHGGSFAEPHIVDLDHDAAKHVGDEPLLLAEHAPAAVSPNRAAGARMLIEKAGCDFLIMDDGFQSARIHIDFALVVVDARYGIGNGRVIPGGPLRAPVLTQLLYADALLRMGEGSAADAVVRQAARAGKPIFAARARPRDARMLVGKRLLAFAGIGHPEKFYDTVAEAGGKVALSRSFPDHHVYAEDELAELLSTAKAADLGLVTTAKDAARLRHGATPPGFLEKLSVLEIETVFEPDHTPQRIVDETLEAWRRRRVGG comes from the coding sequence ATGGCGAGCGAAGCGCCGCCGTTCTGGTGGGAGAAACCGGACTGGCGCGCGCATCTGCTTTCACCCGTCTCCTGGATCTATGGCGCTGTTGCTGGCCGCCGCATGCGCTCGGCGAAACGCGAAAAGATAGATGCGCCAGTGCTTTGCGTCGGAAATTTCACAGTCGGCGGTTCCGGCAAGACGCCGGTCGCCATTGCGCTTGCCAGGCACGCGAAACAGCAGGGACTGAAGCCCGGCTTTCTGTCGCGCGGTCATGGCGGCTCCTTTGCCGAGCCGCATATCGTTGATCTGGATCACGATGCGGCCAAGCATGTCGGTGATGAGCCGCTGCTTCTTGCCGAACACGCGCCGGCGGCGGTGTCGCCGAACCGTGCCGCCGGGGCGCGCATGCTGATCGAGAAAGCCGGCTGCGATTTTCTCATCATGGACGACGGCTTCCAGAGCGCGCGCATCCACATCGATTTTGCGCTTGTCGTGGTGGATGCTCGCTATGGCATCGGTAACGGCCGGGTCATTCCAGGCGGACCGCTAAGGGCGCCGGTGCTCACACAGCTTCTCTATGCGGATGCCTTGCTCAGGATGGGCGAAGGCAGTGCTGCCGATGCTGTCGTGCGGCAGGCAGCACGTGCCGGCAAGCCGATCTTTGCCGCGCGTGCCCGGCCACGCGACGCCAGGATGCTCGTCGGCAAGCGTCTGCTCGCCTTCGCCGGCATCGGCCATCCGGAAAAATTCTATGACACCGTGGCGGAAGCTGGCGGCAAGGTGGCGCTCAGCCGATCATTCCCCGATCATCATGTCTATGCGGAGGATGAACTCGCCGAATTGCTCTCGACCGCCAAAGCTGCGGATCTCGGGCTCGTCACAACGGCCAAGGATGCGGCACGCCTGCGCCATGGCGCGACGCCGCCCGGATTCCTGGAAAAGCTCAGTGTGCTTGAGATCGAAACGGTGTTCGAGCCGGACCACACGCCGCAGCGTATTGTCGATGAAACCCTCGAAGCCTGGCGCAGGCGACGCGTGGGCGGATAG
- a CDS encoding DUF2093 domain-containing protein, which produces MMNRFEGPGGREARIRYLDGDFQVASPGAFVRCAVTGENIALDELKYWSVARQEPYVSAAASLQREIESNPDLRKRS; this is translated from the coding sequence ATGATGAACCGTTTCGAAGGTCCCGGTGGCCGGGAAGCCCGCATTCGCTATCTGGACGGCGATTTCCAGGTCGCCAGCCCGGGCGCTTTCGTGCGCTGCGCCGTTACCGGCGAAAACATTGCGCTCGACGAATTGAAATACTGGAGCGTGGCTCGGCAGGAACCTTACGTCAGCGCAGCGGCTTCACTGCAGCGCGAAATCGAATCCAACCCGGATCTGCGCAAGCGCAGCTGA
- a CDS encoding LysR substrate-binding domain-containing protein, with amino-acid sequence MDHSLDILPPLETLRAFDAAAKTGSFSAAAEKLNLTHGAVSRQIARLEDWFGLKLFERGARGVSLTIEGNRLHLRTSEAFALIASNSDRWVEPRGSAVVRLATIPSISGLWLMPRMAKLESGDPKIRIVLDVDNRQIDLADEGIDLSIRCGRGRVPERIAMQLFEEHMFPIASPALAKEVGAGNAERLLKYPLIHDSDASGWRAWFGEQGVDYRPRPQDRRFEDYNLVLDAAAYGLGIALARPPLAEGQVSAGRVVAVDRRTALNPVSYWLDRPAGKPRAAAVELARRIAEAASVPSERFQSFLDAEREMLARS; translated from the coding sequence ATGGATCACAGCTTGGATATACTGCCTCCGCTCGAAACCCTGCGCGCCTTCGACGCCGCAGCCAAGACAGGGAGCTTTTCTGCCGCCGCCGAAAAGCTCAACCTCACTCACGGTGCGGTCAGCCGCCAGATCGCGCGGCTGGAGGACTGGTTCGGGCTAAAACTGTTCGAACGTGGGGCGCGTGGCGTCTCGTTGACCATCGAGGGCAATCGGCTGCATCTGCGCACCAGCGAAGCGTTCGCTTTGATTGCCAGCAATTCCGACCGCTGGGTCGAACCGCGCGGCTCTGCCGTGGTGCGGCTGGCAACCATCCCGTCGATCAGTGGGCTTTGGCTGATGCCACGCATGGCGAAGCTGGAAAGCGGCGATCCAAAGATCAGGATCGTTCTCGACGTCGACAACCGTCAGATCGATCTCGCCGACGAAGGTATCGACCTCTCCATTCGGTGCGGGCGCGGACGTGTTCCCGAACGCATCGCCATGCAGCTGTTCGAAGAGCACATGTTCCCGATCGCTTCGCCGGCATTGGCGAAGGAGGTCGGCGCCGGCAATGCCGAGCGGCTTCTGAAATATCCGCTGATCCACGATTCGGACGCCTCCGGCTGGCGCGCATGGTTCGGCGAACAGGGCGTCGACTACCGGCCTCGCCCGCAGGATCGCCGCTTCGAGGATTACAATCTGGTCCTGGATGCCGCCGCCTATGGGCTTGGCATTGCCCTCGCCCGACCGCCCCTGGCCGAAGGTCAGGTCTCGGCGGGACGTGTCGTGGCCGTCGACAGACGCACCGCACTCAACCCGGTGTCCTATTGGCTCGATCGTCCGGCGGGAAAACCGCGCGCCGCAGCCGTGGAACTCGCCCGGCGTATCGCTGAAGCGGCCAGCGTCCCGTCGGAACGCTTCCAGAGTTTTCTGGACGCGGAGCGTGAGATGCTCGCCCGAAGCTAA